The following coding sequences are from one Patagioenas fasciata isolate bPatFas1 chromosome 23, bPatFas1.hap1, whole genome shotgun sequence window:
- the ARHGEF10L gene encoding rho guanine nucleotide exchange factor 10-like protein isoform X2, translating to MASSELPPQPALGDHLAPATPSPHGEEDLGEAFTFEDSEEEEEEEDSSAEPRGDGILQAPPRRRRPASSSGDGLVLETQEGLPVGVSNGETGCDPHIGTQTWKRKNSHQGERFEFPAVEDDVIYDDVPCEPLDADGVGPGRSLIYEEVQRGAGPRAGEDLGWSSSEFESYSEDSGEENKTEAEPAKHRASFQPKLSPDLNRLKERYARTKRDILALRVGGRDMQELKQKYDWKMTQLMKAAKSGTKDGLEKTKIAVMRKVTFLHRKETPGDSEEEDTGFLEVTVSDMKHPPPELGPMPEGLSPQQVVRRHILGSIVQSERSYVDSLKRILQDYRNPLLEMEPKVLSARKCQVVFFRLKEILQCHSMFQIALASRVAEWDTAEKIGDLFVASFSKSMVLDVYSDYVNNFTTAMSLIKKACLTKPAFLDFLKKRQMASADRVTLYGLMVKPIQRFPQFILLLQDMLKNTPKGHADRLSLQLALTELETLAEKLNEQKRLADQVAEIQQLCKSISDRSSLNKLLSSGQRQLLLCETLTETVYGDRGQLIKSKERKVFLLNDMLVCANINFKGQLEISSLVPLGPKYVVKWSTALPQVQVVEVGQESGAYDKDNVVIHNAGAKKHAPAGQASHNKVYLGPPRLFQELQDLQKDLAVVEQITLLISTLHGTYQNLNMTVAQDWCLALQRMMKVKEEEIHSANKCRLRLLLPGKPDKSGRPISVMVVFITPNPLSKISWVNRLHLAKIGLREENQPGWLCPDEDKKSKAPFWCPILSCHMPAFSKALDLQLGAAVHNPVQSSLLGFSAVSTSLPQGYLWVGGGQEGAGGQVEIFSLNRAVPRTVKSFPVASPVLCMEYIPEVGDDGDTREPRPTTEQPAASPHPTVCLGLRDGSIAVYGSVDTGTQCLLTCKSPGMQPVLCLKHSPEFLFAGLQDGTVAAYPRNNGGLWDVGEQPARLAVGTGPVRVLLTLDETLWASCDNQVTVLDATSLRAQQTFEAHPDAGASITHMVKAGSGVWMAFSSGSSIRLFHTETLEHLQEINIATKTTFVLPGQKHVRVTSLLICQGSLWVGTDQGIIVLLPVPRLEGIPKITGKGMVSLNGHGGPVEFLAVALSTLAPDVLKGDQEEEEEGEDDKPPELDGPPPREMRKKGILLQYRLRSTSHLPGQLLSVREAPAGVAPAHTEEDGSIYEMADDPDIWVRSRPCARDTPRKEISSVAIISGGRGYRNFSPESPRRGGDADSTLLIWQLPLML from the exons GTGACCATCTCGCCCCGGCCACCCCGAGTCCCCACGGGGAGGAAGACCTCGGCGAAGCCTTCACTTTCGAGGACagcgaggaggaagaggaggaggaagattcgTCGGCAGAACCAAGGGGGGACGGCATCCTGCAGGCTCCCCCTCGCAGGCGACGACCTGCCAGCTCCAGCGGTG ACGGGCTGGTGCTGGAGACCCAGGAAGG GCTGCCAGTGGGGGTGAGCAATGGGGAGACTGGATGTGACCCCCACATCGGTACCCAGACCTGGAAGAGGAAAAACAGCCACCAAG GTGAGCGCTTCGAGTTCCCGGCCGTGGAGGACGACGTGATCTATGACGATGTCCCCTGTGAGCCCCTCGATGCTGATG GCGTGGGGCCGGGGCGCAGCctgatctatgaggaggtgcagcgcggagcggggccgcgggcTGGCGAGGATTTGGGCTGGAGCTCCAGCGAGTTCGAGAGCTACAGCGAGGATTCGGGCGAGGAGAACAAGACAGAGGCCGAGCCGGCCAAGCACCGGGCGTCCTTCCAGCCCAAG CTTTCTCCAGACCTGAATAGACTAAAGGAGAGATACGCCAGGACTAAGAGGGACATCCTGGCTTTAAGAGTTGGGGGGAGAGACATGCAGGAGCTGAAGCAGAAGTACGATTGGAAG ATGACTCAGCTGATGAAAGCAGCCAAAAGCGGCACCAAGGACGGGTTGGAGAAGACCAAGATCGCTGTGATGAGGAAGGTGACGTTCCTGCACCGCAAAGAAACCCCGG GGGACTCGGAGGAGGAGGACACGGGGTTCCTGGAGGTCACCGTCTCCGACATGAAGCACCCACCCCCGGAGCTGGGCCCCATGCCTGAGGGGCTGAGCCCACAGCAG GTGGTTCGGCGGCACATCCTCGGCTCCATCGTGCAGAGCGAGCGCAGCTACGTGGACTCCCTAAAACGCATCCTGCAg GATTACAGGAACCCGCTGCTGGAGATGGAGCCAAAGGTGCTGAGCGCTCGCAAGTGCCAGGTGGTGTTTTTTCGGCTGAAGGAGATCCTGCAGTGCCACTCCATGTTCCAGATCGCCCTCGCCTCCCGCGTGGCCGAGTGGGATACAGCAGAGAAGATCGGGGACCTCTTCGTGGCCTCG ttCTCCAAGTCGATGGTGCTGGACGTCTACAGCGACTACGTCAACAACTTCACCACCGCCATGTCCCTCATCAAGAAGGCTTGTCTCACCAAACCCGCCTTCCTCGACTTCCTCAAG AAGAGGCAGATGGCCAGTGCCGACCGCGTCACACTCTACGGGCTGATGGTGAAGCCCATCCAGAGGTTCCCTCAATTCATCCTGCTCCTGCAG GACATGCTGAAAAACACCCCCAAGGGCCACGCGGACCGCCTGTCCCTCCAGCTGGCCCTCACCGAGCTGGAGACGTTGGCGGAGAAGCTCAATGAGCAAAAGCGTTTGGCCGACCAAGTTGCCGAAATCCAGCAACTCTGCAAGAGCATCAGCGACCGCAGCAGCCTCAACAAG CTGCTGAGTTCGGGGCAGCGGCAGCTCCTGCTCTGCGAGACGCTGACGGAGACGGTGTACGGAGACCGCGGGcagctcatcaagtccaaggagCGGAAGGTTTTCCTCCTCAACGACATGCTGGTCTGCGCCAACATCAACTTCAA AGGCCAGCTGGAAATCAGCAGCTTGGTGCCCCTGGGTCCCAAATACGTGGTGAAGTGGAGCACGGCCCTCCCGCAGGTCCAGGTGGTGGAGGTGGGACAGGAGAGCGGCGCCTATGACAAGGACAACGTCGTCATCCACAACGCCGGGGCCAAGAAACACGCGCCGGCCGGGCAGGCTTCACACA ATAAAGTGTACCTGGGGCCACCGCGGCTCTTCCAGGAGCTGCAGGACCTGCAGAAGGACCTGGCGGTGGTGGAGCAGATCACCCTTCTCATCAGCACCTTGCATGGCACCTACCAG AACCTGAACATGACAGTGGCCCAGGACTGGTGCTTGGCCTTGCAGAGGATGATGAAGgtgaaggaggaggagatccACTCCGCCAACAAGTGCCGCCTCCGTCTCCTGCTGCCTGGGAAGCCAGATAA GTCCGGCCGCCCCATCAGTGTCATGGTTGTGTTCATCACCCCCAACCCCTTGAGCAAGATCTCCTGGGTCAACCGCCTGCACTTGGCCAAGATAGGACTGC GGGAGGAGAACCAGCCGGGCTGGCTCTGTCCCGATGAAGATAAGAAGAGCAAAGCTCCGTTCTGGTGCCCCATCCTCTCCTGCCACATGCCCGCCTTCTCCAAAGCCCTTGATCTGCAG CTCGGCGCTGCGGTGCACAACCCCGTGCAATCCTCTCTGCTGGGCTTCTCCGCCGTCAGCACCTCGCTGCCACAGGGCTACCTCTGG GTTGGGGGCGGCCAGGAAGGCGCAGGGGGGCAGGTGGAGATCTTCTCCCTGAACCGTGCCGTGCCGCGGACGGTGAAATCCTTCCCGGTGGCATCGCCGGTGCTGTGCATGGAGTACATCCCCGAGGTGGGGGACGATGGGGACACCCGGGAACCCCGACCCACCACCGAGCAACCCGCCGCGTCCCCACATCCCACCGTCTGCTTGGGCTTGCGGGATGGCAG CATCGCGGTCTACGGCAGCGTGGACACAGGGACGCAATGTTTATTGACCTGCAAAAGCCCGGGCATGCAACCCGTCCTCTGCTTGAAGCACAGCCCAGAGTTCCTGTTCGCCGGGTTGCAGGATGGGACCGTGGCCGCCTACCCCAGGAATAACG gggggctgtgggatgtgggggagCAGCCCGCCCGCCTGGCCGTGGGGACCGGCCCCGTGCGCGTCCTCCTGACGCTGGACGAGACACTGTGGGCCAGCTGTGACAACCAGGTCACCGTCCTCGATGCCACCAGCCTCCGCGCACAG CAAACCTTCGAGGCCCACCCGGACGCGGGCGCCAGCATCACGCACATGGTCAAGGCGGGCAGCGGCGTCTGGATGGCCTTTTCCTCAGGGTCCTCCATCCGCCTCTTCCACACCGAGACGCTGGAGCACCTGCAGGAGATCAACATCGCCACCAAGACCACCTTCGTCCTGCCCG GTCAAAAACACGTCCGTGTCACCAGCCTCCTCATCTGCCAGGGCTCGCTTTGGGTGGGCACCGACCAGGGCATCATCGTGCTGCTGCCCGTGCCCCGCTTGGAGGGCATCCCCAAAATCACCG GAAAAGGGATGGTGTCCCTCAACGGCCACGGTGGCCCCGTGGAGTTCTTGGCGGTGGCATTGAGCACCCTGGCGCCCGACGTGCTAAAAGGCGatcaagaggaggaagaggaaggcgaAGATGATAAACCCCCCGAGCTGGACGGCCCCCCGCCtcgagaaatgaggaaaaaagggatttTATTACAATATCGCCTCCGATCCACCtcgcacctccctgggcagctgctgTCGGTGCGGGAAGCGCCCGCGGGCGTCGCGCCGGCGCACACCGAGGAGGACGGTTCCATCTACGAGATGGCCGATGACCCTGATATCTGGGTGCGGAGCCGACCCTGCGCCCGTGACACCCCCCGCAAGGAGATTTCCTCGGTCGCCATCATTTCGGGGGGTCGGGGGTACCGTAACTTCAGCCCCGAATCGCCGCGCCGGGGGGGAGATGCCGACAGCACTTTGCTCATCTGGCAGCTCCCCTTGATGCTAtag